The sequence below is a genomic window from Streptomyces sudanensis.
GACGCCCAGGCCGACCTCCGTCGCGATCATGAACGGGCGCAGGTACAGCGACTCCTCGCCGCCGTGCGGCGGGACCCACTCCGCGTCCTGCCGGACCAGGGCGTCGCAGGCGGCGACGAAGGTCTCCACGGGCAGTTCGGGCATGGCCAGGCGGCGGGCGGAGCGCTGGAAGCGCTCGGCGTTGGCCTCCGGGCGGAACAGCGAGACCGAGCCGTCGGGGCGCCGGTAGGCCTTCAGGCCCTCGAAGATCTCCTGCGCGTAGTGCAGGGTCATGTTGGCGGGGTCGATGGACAGCGGCGCGTACGGCGTGAGCTGCGCGTCGTGCCAGCCGCGGCCCGCCGTCCACCGGATGGTCACCATGTGGTCGGTGAAGTGGCGGCCGAAGCCGGGGTTGGCCAGGATCGCCTCGCGCTGAGCGGCGGACAGCGGGGTCGAGGAGGGCTTGAGCTCGATCGTCGTGGGCGTCGTCATGACTGCTGTGTCCTTCACCGGTGGAGTGGGTCGGACCGCGCCCATGCCGCCGCTCCGGCCGCTGTCGCTGCCGGGGCGTCCGAACAACACCGCATGCCGCGGCCCTGTGTCCGATTATCGCCTGGAGGAACCGTGGCGGGAAAACGGGTGGGTCGTGGTCCGTGGGTTCGATGGTGGCACCCGTCGCCGCACGGGAGGAGCCGCCGGCGCTCGCGCGGTCCGGCGGCCGTTCCCGGCGTTCCCGGGCCGGCGGGTCAGCCCGCCGCGCGCGCCGCGAGCGCGTCGCCGATCTCGTCCGTGGTGCGCGCGCCGGACCCGGCACGGCCGGCGAGGTCGGCGGCGACCGCCTCCTCGACGCGGGCGGCCTCGGCCTCGTACCCGAGGTGGCGGAGCATCAGCGCGACGGAGAGGACGGTAGCGGTGGGGTCGGCCTCGCCCCGGCCCGCGATGTCGGGCGCGGAACCGTGGACGGGCTCGAACATCGAGGGGAACGCGCCCGTCGGGTTGATGTTGCCGGACGCGGCCAGGCCGATGCCTCCGGTCACGGCGGCGGCGAGGTCGGTGAGGATGTCGCCGAAGAGGTTGTCGGTGACGACGACGTCGAAGCGCTCGGGCCGGGTGACGAAGAAGATCGTCGCCGCGTCGACGTGCAGGTAGTCGGTGGTGACCCCGGGGTACTCCCCGCCCACCCTGTCGAAGACGCTCCGCCACAGGCGGCCGGCGTGGACGAGGACGTTGTCCTTGTGGACGAGCGTCAGCTTCCTGCGGGGGCGGGCCGCCGCCCGCTCGTACGCGTCGCGGACGACGCGCTCGACGCCGTACGCCGTGTTGACGCCGACCTCCGTGGCGACCTCGGCCGGCGTCCCGGTGCGCAGGCTTCCGCCGTTGCCCGTGTACGGGCCCTCGGTGCCCTCCCGTACGACGACGAAATCGATGTCGGGGCGGCCCGCGAGCGGGGTCGCGGCGTGCGGGAGGAGCCTGGCCGGGCGCAGGTTCACGTAGTGGTCGAAGGCGAAGCGCAGCTTCAGCAGCAGCCCCCGTTCCAGCACCCCGGACGGCACGGAGGGGTCGCCGATCGCGCCGAGGAGGATGGCGTCGTGGTCCTTGAGGGACTCCAGGTCCGCGTCGGGGAGGGTCTCGCCCGTGCGGTGCCAGCGCCGGGCGCCGAGGTCGTACTCCCGGATCCGCGGTTCCACGTCCCGCGGGAGGACCGCGCGGAGGACCTTGAGTCCCTGGGACACGACCTCCGGGCCGATGCCGTCGCCGGGGATCACTGCGAGATTGAGGCTGCGAGACATGCCGGCACCCTACCTTTCGTCCCATTCCCCGACATGGAGCGTCCGGAATGCGGACCGGTCTCCGGTCGGGCCCGGCCGGGCGGCCGGGCCCGACCGGGGGAAGACAAAACGGCGGCGGCACCGGGGTGCCGCCGCCGTGCGGGGCCGGTCAGCGGCCGGTGGAGCCGCCGTTGTCCCGGCGGTCCAGGGCGCGCTGGAGGGCGGCGGCGGCGTTCCCGCGCTCGGCCTCGGTGGGCCGGGTGCCCGTGTGGCGGACGCGGCGGGAACGGCGGGCAGGGGTGGAGGTGTTCATGGCGAAGGCTCCTCGTGCAGGGCGGATGCGGGAGGCGCCGGAAGGGGCGGAGAGCGCCTGCCGCAGGGGTGGCCTGCCGGAGGGCACCGCGCTCTGGTCCGCCGTTCGCTGATGGAGCGAGACGTTCGGCTCCCTCCACGCTAGGCGAGCGCGCGTCCCCTGTCTCCACGATTGCTCGGACTTCCTACTATCTGAGACGGCCCACCGCGCCCCGCCCTCCGCGACCCGGTCCGCCGCGCGGTCACAGCACGTCGCCGTCCCGCCAGTCGAACTGCAGCGGCCCGTCCTCGGGAACGGGCAGCGGCCGTCCGGCGGCGGGGCGCAGGAAGGTGCAGTCCTCCCCGTCCGCCAGGCGGGCCACGCCCCGCGGGCCGTACCCCTCGATCCGGCCGTTCCACAGGTGCCAGCCGCGCGAGCGGTAGAGGGCGGCGCCCTCGTCGGAGGCGCCCAGGGCGCCGAAGTCGTACGCGCCGTCGACCACCTCCTCCAGCGCGGCCACCACCCGGCCGCCGAGCCCCTGGCGGCGGCGTTCCGGGCGCACCCCCACGGCCTCGACGTACCCGACGCGGTGGGCGCGCCCGGCGTGCACGACGCGGCGCATGACGACGCTGCCGTGGGCGACGATCCGCCCCCGGGCGTCCTCGACGTACGCGTGGACGCCGCCCAGGCCGTGCTCCCAGTCCTCCTCGCCCAGGTCCCCGTCGAAGGCGTCCTCCAGCATGGCGCGGATCGCCGCGAGCACGGCCGGCGTCAACGCGTAGGTGTGGGCGGTGTGGAGACGATCGCTCATACCGCCCACTGTGGCACCGCCGCGGGCGCGGCGGCCCGGCTTCGGCACACGTTCACGCCATGGGCGGCGGGGTCCGCGCGCACCGGCCGGCGGACGGCCGGGCCGTCGGTGCCCGCGCGGCCGCGTCGGCGGAGGAGGGGACGCCCTGCGGGCCGCCCGTCCCGGAGGTCGGCGCTGCCGGGGGCCGGCCCCCGTGCCCGGACGGCGGAGGAGCCCGCGGCCGGGGGAACGCGACGTGAACGCCTCGTCGCCGCAGGCGGGCGGGCGCGCGGTTCCGAAGCGGGGCCCGAAGCGGCACCGCCCCCGCCCGGCGCGGAGGCCGGGCGGGGNCGGTGNGGGGCGGCCGGTGCGGGCCGGGGGCGTCAGCCCATGTGCGGGTAGCCGTACTCGGTCGGCGGGACCAGCGTCTCCTTGATGGCGCGGGTCAGCGTCCAGCGCATCAGGTTCTGCGGGGCGCCGGCCTTGTCGTTGGTGCCGGAGGCGCGGCCGCCGCCGAAGGGCTGCTGGCCGACCACGGCGCCGGTCGACTTGTCGTTGATGTAGAAGTTGCCCGCGGCGTACCGCAGCTTGTCCATCGCGTACGCGACGGCGGCGCGGTCGTTGGCGATGATCGAGCCGGTCAGCGCGTAGGCGGAGACCGCCTCCATCTGCTCCAGCATCTCCTCGTACCGGTCGTCCTCGTAGACGTGCACGGCGAGGATCGGGCCGAAGTACTCCTCCCGGAAGACCTCGTTCTCCGGGTCGGCGCACTCGATGACGGTCGGGCGGACGAAGTAGCCCACCGAGTCGTCGTAGGTGCCGCCCGCGACGACCGTGCACGCCGGGTCGGCCTGGGCGCGGTCGATCGCCGCCTTGTTCTTGGCGAACGCGCGGTCGTCGATGACGGCCCCGACGAAGTTCGACAGGTCGGTGACGTCGCCCATCCTGATGCCGTCGACCTCGGCCGCGAACTCCTCCTTGAAGCCGGAGTTCCAGATCGAGGCCGGGATGTACGCGCGCGAGGTCGCCGAGCACTTCTGGCCCTGGTACTCGAAGGCGCCGCGGGTCAGCGCGGTCTTCAGGACGGCGCGGTCGGCGCTGGGGTGGGCGACGACGAAGTCCTTGCCGCCGGTCTCGCCGACGATCCGGGGGTAGGAGCGGTACTTCTCGATGTTGTTGCCGACCGTCTTCCACAGGTGCCGGAAGGTGCGGGTCGAGCCGGTGAAGTGGATGCCGGCGAGCATCGGGTGCTCCAGGGCCACCTCGGAGACGGCGATGCCGTCGCCGGTCACCAGGTTGACGACGCCCTTCGGCAGGCCGGCCTCCTCCAGCAGCTCCATCAGCAGCACGGCGGCGTGGGTCTGCGTCGGGGACGGCTTCCACACCACGACGTTGCCCATCAGGGCGGGGGCGGTGGGGAGGTTGCCCGCGATGGCGGTGAAGTTGAACGGCGTGATCGCGTAGACGAAGCCCTCCAGCGGGCGGTGGTCCAGGCGGTTCCACACGCCGGGCGCGTTCGCCGGGGGCTGCTCGGCGAGCAGGTCGCGGGCGTACTTGACGTTGAAGCGCCAGAAGTCGACGAGCTCGCACGGGGTGTCGATCTCGGCCTGCTGGGCGGTCTTCGACTGGCCGAGCATGGTGGAGGCGGCGAGCGTCTCGCGCCACGGGCCGGACAGCAGCTCGGCGGCGCGCAGGAAGATCGCGGCGCGGTCGTCGAAGGACATCGCGCGCCAGGCCGGGGCGGCGGCCAGGGCGGCGTCGATCGCGTCCCGGGCGTCCTGCTGCGTGGCCGCGGCGAAGGTGCCGATGACGGCCCGGTGGTTGTGCGGCTGGACGACGTCCACCCGCTCGCCGCCGCCCATGCGCTTGACGCCGCCGATGGTCATCGGCAGGTCGATCGGGTTCTCGGCCAGCTCCTTGAGCCTGGCCTCCAGCCGGGCCCGCTCGGGGGAGCCGGGGGCGTAGCCGTGCACCGGCTCGTTGACCGGCGCGGGAACCTGGGTCACAGCGTCCATGGGTCTCGTAACTCCTTTGGTGAGGGGGTCAGGGGCGTGGCCCCACGGGCTCCGGATCAGTTCTTGGTGATCATCGAGCGGGCGAAGAACAGCAGGTTGGCGGGCTTCTCGGCGAGGCGGCGCATGAAGTAGCCGTACCAGTCGGTCCCGTACGCCGTGTAGACCCTCATCCGGTGGCCCTCGGCCGCCAGCCGCAGGTGCTCCTCGCTGCGGATGCCGTACAGCATCTGGAACTCGTACTCGTCCAGTCTGCGCCCGTGGCGGCGCGCGAGCTCCTGCGCGACGGCGATGAGCCGCGGGTCGTGCGAGCCGATCATGGGGTAGCCCTCGCCCGCCATGAGGGTCCTGAGGTGGCGGACGTACGCCCGGTCGATCTCCGCCCGGTCCTGGTACGCCACGGAGGCCGGCTCCTTGTAGGCGCCCTTCACCAGGCGGACCCGGCTGCCGTTCGCGGCGAGGCGGCGCACGTCCTCCCCGGTGCGGAAGAGGTACGCCTGGACGACGCAGCCGGTCTGCGGGAAGTCCTTCCGCAGCTCCTCGTGGATGGCGAACATCGAGTCGAGGGTGGTGTGGTCCTCGGCGTCCAGCGTGACGGTGGTGCCGATGGCGGCGGCGGCCTCCACGACGGGCCGGACGTTGGCGAGGGCCAGCTCGTGGCCGCCCGGGAATCCGGCCGCGGGCCCGGAGGACCCTCCGCCGGGGGTGGTGGGTGACGGGAGGGACTGGCCGAACATCGACAGCTTGACGGACATCTCCGCCCTGCCGCCCAGGCCCAGCGGCTCCAGGCGGCGGACGAGCTCCAGGTAGGCGTCGCGGGCGGCGGCGGCCTGCTCGGGGGTGGTGATGTCCTCGCCGACCACGTCGAGGGTGACGTCGAGCCCCTTGCCCGTGAGGTCGGTGACGACGGGGAGGACCTGGTCGACGGTCTCACCGGGGATGAAGCGGTCGACGACCGGCCTGGTCACCGGGGCCGCCGACACGATGCGTCGCATCTTGTCGCTGCGCGAGGCGGCGAGGATCACGGGACCCAGCACGGGGCACCTCCACGAACGGGGGTCGAACGGAACAAGGCGGCCGGAATCCGGTGTCGCGGAAACGGCACGGAGAACCACCGTGAAACCTAAGGATCCTCCCGGGAACAAGCCATCGACAGCTGTCACGCATCCGTGCCGCGGATCTCAGACACATGTCTGAAGAGGTGGCAGAATGTCCGGGTGAAAGGCGACTACCAAGAGCTGGTCGACGAGATCTCGGCGCTCCTCGGCGCCCCGGCCACCCTGGAGGACCGGGATTTCGGGCTGATCGCCTTCGGCGCGCACGACGGCGAGGACGCCTCCGCCATGGACCCGGTCCGCACGCGCTCGATCCTCACCCGCACGTCCACCCCCGCCGTGCGGGCCTGGTTCGAGGGGTTCGGCATCGCCCGGGCGACCGGCCCCGTCCGCATCCCCGCCGCACCGGACGCGGGCGTGTACCGGGACCGCCTCTGCCTGCCCGTGCGCCACCGGGGCGTCGTCCTCGGATACGTGTGGCTGCTCGACGCCTCGCCCGGCCCGGCGCCGGACCGGCTGGCCGCGGCCATGGAGGTGGCCGCCCGGATCGGGGCCCTGCTCGCCGGGGAGGAGCGGGCCGGCGCCGACCTGTCGCGCGAACTGCGCGCCGTGCTGACCGCCCAGCGGGGGTGGCGGTACGACCTGGCGGTGGCCGCCCTGCGCTCGGCGCTCGGCCCGGACGCGGACGGGCCGCACGCCCTGGTGTGCGTCGGCCCCTGGCCGGGCGGCGACGGGCCCTCGGTCCGTACGGCCCCGGGCACCGCGGCCCTGTGCGCGGCGCCGTGGCCGGTGCCGGGCGGACGGGGGACGCAGGACGCCGCGGGNCCCNNNNNNNNNNNNNNNNNNNNNNNNNNNNNNNNNNNNNNNNNNNNNNNNNNNNNNNNNNNNNNGACGGCCGCCGCCCGGCTGCGCGACGCCGCGGGGCCGGGCGCCGCCGCCGGCGTGGCCGCTCCGCGGCGGGGCCTGGCGGAGCTGGCCGCGGCCTGGGCGGAGGCCGCGTCGGCGGTACGCGCGGCACTGGCCGAGCCGCGCCTGGGCCCGGTCGCGCCCTGGGCGTCCATCGGCCCGTACCGGCTGCTCACCGCGCTGCCCCCGGACGCCGCCGGCGACCCGGCGGTACGGCCGCTGCTGGACCGGTCGCACGCCGAACTGGCCCGCACCGCCGAGGTGTTCCTCGACCACGCGGGACAGGCGGGCCGCACGGCCTCGGCGCTCGGCATCCACCGGCAGACCCTGTACTACCGGCTCTCCCGGATCGAGCAGCTCACCGGCCTGGACCTCGGCGACGGGGAGGAGCGGCTGCTGCTGCACATGGCCCTGAAGGCCCACCGGCTGCGCACCGGGGACGGGTGAGTACCCGGCCCCGCGGGCGCCGGGGAGGCCGGGCACCGGGCCGCGGCGGGCGGGTACCGCGACCGGCGTGCCACGGAAGGGTGTTCCGTGCGCCGCCGGGCCGCCCGCCGATGCCCGTGGCGCCCCGGCCCCGGCGCGCGGCGGGGGTGCGCCGGACGTGCGGCGCCCCCGCCCGCTCGGGGTGCGGACGGGGGCGGCGGGGGCGTCAGACGAGGTTGATCGAGCGGGCGGAGGTCGCGCCCACCTCGTCGGCCAGCTCCGTGAGGACCTGCTGCGGCACCGTGTCGTCGACGGTCAGGACGGCCAGCGCCTCGCCCCCCTCCTCGGCACGGGAGACCTGCATGCCGGCGATGTTCAGGCCGGCCTCGCCGAGGATCCGGCCGACCGTGCCGACGACGCCCGGGCGGTCCTCGTAGCGCAGGACCACCATGTGGTCGGCGAGCGCGAGGTCCACGTCGAAGTCGCCGACGGCGACGATCTTCTGGAGGTGCTTGGGCCCGACCAGCGTGCCGGACACGGCGACCTCCTCACCGCTGCCGAGCGTGCCCCGGACGGTGAGGACGTTGCGGTGGTCGGGCGACTCGCTGCTGGTGGTGAGCCGCACCTCGACGCCCCGCTCCTGCGCGAACAGCGGGGCGTTGACGTAGGAGACGGTCTCGTCGACGACGTCCTCGAAGACGCCCTTGAGGGCGGACAGCTCCAGCACCTTGACGTCGTGCTGGGTGATCTCGCCGCACACCTCGACGTCGAGGCGGACCGCGACCTCGCCGGCGAGGGCCGTGAAGATCCGGCCGAGGCGCTCGGCCAGCGGCAGGCCCGGCTTGACGTCCTCCGCGATGACCCCGCCCTGGACGTTCACCGCGTCGGGGACCAGCTCGCCGGCGAGGGCGAGGCGGACCGAGCGGGCGACGGCGACGCCCGCCTTCTCCTGTGCCTCGTCCGTGGACGCGCCGAGGTGCGGCGTGCAGACGACCTGGTCCAGCCGGAACAGCGGCGAGTCCGTGCACGGCTCCTTGGCGTACACGTCGAGGCCGGCGCCGGCGACGCGGCCCTCCTCCAGCGCCGCGTACAGCGCCTCCTCGTCGACGATGCCGCCGCGGGCGGCGTTGACGATGCGGACGGTCGGCTTGACCTTGCGCAGCGCCTCGTCGCCGATGAGGCCGACCGTCTCGGGCGTCTTGGGCAGGTGGACGGTGATGAAGTCGGAGGTCTCCAGCAGCTCGTCCAGGGAGATCAGCCTGACGCCCATCTGCGCGGCGCGGGCCGGCTGGACGTACGGGTCGTAGGCGACGACCCGCATGCCGAAGGCGGACATGCGCTGGGCGACCAGGACGCCGATGCGGCCGAGGCCGACGACGCCGAGGGTCTTCTCGCTCAGCTCGACGCCGGTGTACCTGCTGCGCTTCCACTCGCCGTTCTTCAGGGCGGCGTTGGCCTGCGGGATGTTGCGGGCCGTGGCGATCAGCAGGCCGCAGGCGAGTTCGGCGGCGGTGACGATGTTGGACGTGGGGGCGTTGACGACCATCACGCCGGCCTTGGTGGCGGCGGAGACGTCGACGTTGTCCAGGCCCACGCCGGCGCGGGCGACGACCTTGAGCCTCCGCGCGGCGGCGATGGCCTCGGCGTCGACCCGGGTGGCGGAGCGGACCAGGATCGCGTCGGCGTCGGCGACGGCGGGGAGCAGCTTCTCCCGGTCCGCCCCGTCGCAGTGCCGGATCTCGAAGTCGGGGCCGAGGGCGTCGACGGTGGCGGGCGACAGCTCTTCGGCGATGAGTACGACGGGTTTCGGGCTCACGTGGGTCCTCACAAGTCCAGTGCGGACGGCCGTCCCGACGGCCGCAGGCGGTGGAGGGGGCATGCCGCGTGGAAGACGCACGACGCTGTGGGCCTGACGCGTACTGCTGTGCAGTCTAGTGGCGGCGGGGCCGGTCCCCGCGTCTCATCGGGGAGATCACCCGCATGGTGCCGGGCGGCGCGGGCGCGCCTGCGGCGGGCGGGGCCGGGCGGTGTGCCGGGCCCCGCCCGCCGGTGGGCTCACGCCTCGTCGTCCACCCAGCTCATGAGCTTGCGCAGCTCCTTGCCGGTGGTCTCCAGCAGGTGCTCGGAGTCCTGCGTCTTGTACTCCTGGTACTTCTTCAGGCCGCCGTGGTACTCGTCCATCCAGTTCCTGGCGAACGTGCCGTCCTGGATCTCGGAGAGGACCTTGCGCATCTCGGCCTTGGTGGCGTCCGTGACGATGCGCGGGCCCGTGACGTAGTCGCCCCACTCGGCGGTCTCGGAGACCGACCAGCGCATCTTCTCCAGGCCGCCCTCGTACATGAGGTCCACGATCAGCTTCAGCTCGTGGAGGCACTCGAAGTAGGCGATCTCCGGCTGGTAGCCGGCCTCGACCAGGGTCTCGAAGCCCGCCTTGACCAGCGCGGAGGCGCCGCCGCAGAGCACGGCCTGCTCGCCGAACAGGTCGGTCTCGGTCTCCTCGGTGAAGGTGGTCCTGATGACGCCCGCGCGCGTGCCGCCGATGGCCTTGGCGTACGACAGGGCGAGGGCGAAGGCGCCGCCGGTGGCGTCCTGCTCGACGGCCGCGATCGCCGGGACGCCGCGGCCCTCCTCGTACTGGCGGCGGACCAGGTGGCCCGGGCCCTTCGGGGCGACCAGCGCGACGTCCACGCCCGCCGGGGGCTTGATGAAGCCGAAGCGGATGTTGAAGCCGTGGGCGAAGAACAGCGCGTCGCCGTCCTTCAGGTTGTCCTTGACGGACTCCTCGTAGACCTGCGCCTGGATCGGGTCCGGGATCAGGATCATGATCACGTCGGCTTCGGCGGAGGCCTGCGCCGGGGTGACGACGCGCAGGCCCTGCTCCTCGGCCTTCGCCCTGGACGTGGAGCCCTCGTGCAGACCGACGCGGACGTCGACGCCGGAGTCGCGCAGGGACAGCGCGTGGGCGTGGCCCTGGCTGCCGTAACCGATCACCGCGACCTTGCGGCCCTGGATGATAGACAGGTCGGCGTCGTCGTCGTAGAACAGCTCGGCCACTGGGTCTCTCCTTGGATGGTCTGGTGGTGCGTCCCACCGTACGGTGGGCGGGAATCGGGACGTCGGGGGAACTCGGGGCGCGGACTACGCCGAGCGGTCGAGTGCGCGCAGCGACCGGTCCGTGATGGACCGGGCACCGCGCCCTATGGCGATCGTGCCGGACTGGACGAGCTCCTTGATGCCGAACTGCTCCAGCATCTTCAGCATCGCTTCGAGCTTGTCACTCGATCCGGTGGCCTCGATGGTGACCGCCTCGGGTGAGACGTCGACGGTCTTGGCGCGGAACAGCTGGACGATCTCGACGACCTGGGAGCGGGTCTCGTTGTCGGCGCGGACCTTCACGAGGACGAGCTCGCGCTGGATCGCGGCGGCGGGCTCCAGCTCGACGATCTTCAGGACGTTGACCAGCTTGTTGAGCTGCTTGGTCACCTGCTCCAGCGGGAGGTCCTCGACGGTGACCACGATGGTGATGCGGGAGATCTCGGGGTGCTCGGTGACGCCGACGGCGAGCGAGTCGATGTTGAAGCCCCGGCGGGAGAAGAGGGCGGCGATCCTGGCCAGGATGCCGGGGGTGTTCTCCACCAGGACGGAGAGGGTGTGCTTGGACATGGTGCGGTGCCTCGGCTCTCTCAGTCGTCTTCGCCGTCGCCGAAGTCGGGACGGACGCCGCGGGCGGCCATGACCTCGTCGTTGGAGGTGCCGGCGGCGACCATGGGCCACACCTGGGCGTCCTCGTGGACGATGAAGTCGACGACGACGGGGCGGTCGTCGACGGCGTTGGCCGCGGCGATGACCTCGTCCAGGTCCTCGGGGCGTTCGCAGCGCATCGCGACGCAGCCCATCGCCTCGGCCAGTTTCACGAAGTCCGGGACGCGGGTGCCCGCGGCGGGGTTCCCGTCGGACGCCTGCGCTCCGGAGCGCAGGACGGTGTTGGAGTAGCGCTGGTTGTAGAACAGCGTCTGCCACTGGCGGACCATGCCGAGGGCGCCGTTGTTGATGATGGCGACCTTGATCGGGATGTTGTTCAGCGCGCAGGTGACCAGCTCCTGGTTGGTCATCTGGAAGCAGCCGTCGCCGTCGATGGCCCAGACGGTGCGGTCGGGGGCCCCGGCCTTGGCGCCCATGGCGGCCGGGACGGCGTAGCCCATGGTCCCGGCGCCGCCGGAGTTGAGCCAGGTGCCCGGCTTCTCGTAGTCGATGAAGTGGGCGGCCCACATCTGGTGCTGGCCGACGCCGGCCGCGAAGATCGTGCCCTCGGGCGCCAGCCGGCCGATGCGCTGGATGACCTGCTGGGGGGCGAGGCTGCCGTCCTCCGGCTGGTCGTAGCCGAGGGGGTAGGTCTCGCGCCAGCGGTTGAGGTCCTTCCACCAGGCGCTGTAGTCCCCGGTGTTGCCGGCGGTGTGCTCCGCCTGGACGGCCTGGACCAGGTCGGCGATCACCTCGCGGGCGTCGCCGACGATCGGCACGTCGGCGGCGCGGTTCTTGCCGATCTCGGCCGGGTCGATGTCGGCGTGGACGATCTTGGCGTACGGGGCGAAGCTGTCCAGCCTGCCGGTGACGCGGTCGTCGAAGCGGGCGCCCAGCGCGACGATCAGGTCGGCCTTCTGCAGGGCGGTCACGGCGGTGACGGAGCCGTGCATCCCCGGCATGCCGACGTGCTGCGGATGGGTGTCGGGGAAGGCTCCGAGGGCCATCAGCGTGGTGGTGACGGGGGCGCCGGTCAGCTCGGCGAGGATCTTCAGCTCGGCGGTGGCGCCGGCCTTGAGGACGCCGCCGCCGACGTACAGGACCGGGCGCCTGGCGGACGTGATCAGCTTGGCGGCCTCGCGGATCTGCTTGGCGTGCGGCTTGGTGACCGGGCGGTAGCCGGGCAGGTCCGTCTGCGGGGGCCAGCTGAAGGTGGTCCTCGCCTGGAGGGCGTCCTTGGAGATGTCGACGAGGACGGGGCCGGGGCGGCCGGTGGAGGCGATGTGGAAGGCCTCGGCGATGGTCCTCGGGATGTCGTCGGCGCAGGTGACCAGGAAGTTGTGCTTGGTGATCGGCATGGTGATGCCGCAGATGTCGGCTTCCTGGAAGGCGTCGGTGCCGATCGCCTTGGAGGCGACCTGGCCGGTGATCGCGACGAGCGGGACGGAGTCCATGTGGGCGTCGGCGATCGGGGTGACCAGGTTGGTGGCGCCGGGGCCGGAGGTCGCCATGCAGACGCCGACCTTGCCGGTGGCCTGGGCGTAGCCGGTCGCCGCGTGGCCGGCTCCCTGCTCGTGGCGGACCAGGACGTGGCGGACCCTGACGGAGTCCATCATCGGGTCGTAGGCGGGCAGGATCGCGCCGCCGGGGATGCCGAACACCGTCTCGGCCCCGACTTCCTCGAGCGAGCGGATCAGGGCCTGGGCGCCCGTGACGTCCTCGACGGTGGCGGAGGGCTGTCCGCCGGAACGGGGCCGTGGCTGCGGATGGTGGGCCCCGGTGGCCTGCTCGGTCATCGGCATTCTCTTCTCGAAGCTGAGGGTTTGGGCGAGGGTTTTTCGGCGGGTCTGTCGTTGTCTGTCAGAGTCTGTCGCGAGGTGCCCGTGCAACAAAAAACCCCTCGTGCCGTGGGGCAAGCGAGGGGAGCGCGCCGGAGGAGGGTCCGCGGGGTCATCGTGGACCCGCTCAGCCGACGCGCTTTCCGATTACGAGAATTCGGGTGCGCATGGCACTGACCCTCCACCCGGCGCACCGCC
It includes:
- a CDS encoding acetolactate synthase large subunit; protein product: MPMTEQATGAHHPQPRPRSGGQPSATVEDVTGAQALIRSLEEVGAETVFGIPGGAILPAYDPMMDSVRVRHVLVRHEQGAGHAATGYAQATGKVGVCMATSGPGATNLVTPIADAHMDSVPLVAITGQVASKAIGTDAFQEADICGITMPITKHNFLVTCADDIPRTIAEAFHIASTGRPGPVLVDISKDALQARTTFSWPPQTDLPGYRPVTKPHAKQIREAAKLITSARRPVLYVGGGVLKAGATAELKILAELTGAPVTTTLMALGAFPDTHPQHVGMPGMHGSVTAVTALQKADLIVALGARFDDRVTGRLDSFAPYAKIVHADIDPAEIGKNRAADVPIVGDAREVIADLVQAVQAEHTAGNTGDYSAWWKDLNRWRETYPLGYDQPEDGSLAPQQVIQRIGRLAPEGTIFAAGVGQHQMWAAHFIDYEKPGTWLNSGGAGTMGYAVPAAMGAKAGAPDRTVWAIDGDGCFQMTNQELVTCALNNIPIKVAIINNGALGMVRQWQTLFYNQRYSNTVLRSGAQASDGNPAAGTRVPDFVKLAEAMGCVAMRCERPEDLDEVIAAANAVDDRPVVVDFIVHEDAQVWPMVAAGTSNDEVMAARGVRPDFGDGEDD